The region agataatcttcCTTTTGCCCCATACTGTAACATAATCACAGCAGGGATATTTCATCATATCCATAAGTTCCACCCATATTCAAAGGGGAGGGAATACAAGGGTAATGGTTCATTGGGGTCACCCTAGAATTTTGCCTACCACAgggctcaatgaatatttacaaAATCAAATAAGATGTGTtccaaaaatttataaattagaaacaATGGCATTcagttgtaagatttttttttcctattgttactTTGGAGGGCTTTTAAAGTTGTTTCttaatttgtttcttaatttgGATCCACAATGGTTAAGAATGCTTTACGTGAGATAACACGAGGCCCCTGCAGGGAACCCAGGTAGTACAAGAAATTTGGGATGGGTGCCAAGACCTGGTCTGATATCTGACTGTCTGTGTGACCTTAGCTAACTTCCTGAAACTCTCTGAATGTCAGAGTCCTCTTTAGGTATAAAATGAAGGGGGCGGGACTAAACAATGTCTAAGGTTGGCTAGctttaaaattctctaatttCTAAGACTAACTCATactgataaaattaaaaactagctAAGTGAATCACACTATCCAAATTCATTGAAATAGGTCTCAAAAGAATTTCATTACAGATGAAATTGCAATGATGCAATTTTAAGAGGAAAaggcagttttgtttttaaatgaatccaTTCCTCTATTGGCTGAACCTGACTAAATACAAATAAGAGTACACAACTACATTTTTAATACTTTACATAAAATGgtgaagaatattttttctttagatgACATATCTGTTCAGTTATGGTCAGATGTGAATTTTCCCCAAGATATTAAAACTTGATAAAACCACTGTCTTAAAAATAGCTGAATTAACTCAGTTGATGATAACTGAAAAACTATCAAAGGCAGTACTCAAATATTACAAATCACTTTACTGACTACCTGTAAAGCACGTTGAGATTCTTATATACATTTTGGGGTTtaagtcttttgtttttctcaaacgAAGTGTTTTTGGCTAGGATAATTATTCTCttctatccaaaaaaaaaagagctctaatTTTAAACAGGTATTATTAAATTCCTCTGAGATAGACTTCATGCAGATGTATTTGTTAAAACATCCTTTTATTGACTGTGCACAGTTATTAACAATTCACATTTCATTTTATCTACCAAGTGGAagaacatttattctttcattaaaaagttaagccctgggcttccctggtggcgcagtggttgaaagtccgcctgcccatgcaggggacacgggttcgtgccctggtccgagaggatcccacgtgccgcggagcggctgggctcgtgagccatggccgctgagcctgcgcgtccggagcctgtgctcctcaacgggagaggccacaacaatgagacgcccgcatacagcaaaaaaaaaaaaaaaaaaaagttaagcccTTAGGGCAGCAACAGGGTCACAGAGCATTTTTCCTATAAACGGCTCTGTCCCGTGAATGTGAAATGCTTCCATActaatacaaaggagaaaaataaataaaacaagtagaTTTCTCCCGCCTTCCATCATCCCCTCCCTGCCAATACACTcctcttattttataaaatgccaACAGGTAAACAGTTCCCACATTGGTACTTCCATTAATCACAAGAGGAATATTACCATTTATTTGGCACCACTGAGTTCAGAACATCCTTAGAGCTGTGTGAAAGTGGCAAAAGGAGCATGAGGCCACAGTCATTTCCTCAGGAAAATGAGTTCTGGACAGAGAGGGTGGAAAATCCTGAGGGCGTTCATCAGCCTCCCGCACCTTGCTGCTCAAGTTTCTGGAGCTGTTTTTCAAGTTTTGAGACGTCTACTCGATGCATCATCAGAAACTGGCCATTCAAATGAAAGACGGGGATGTCAAATTTATATCTGTCATACCAAGCAGAGTTTTCTGGAAGTGTGATGTCCACCTCCTGTAAAATAAACTGAAACAGAGACAGACTAAAGCTCTAGATTTCAGAGAACATGGAACAACGCAACGGCTGTAGTGACAAACTGATCCCCAGACTGCTTCTAATGCTGAGAGGTTTTTACTGTTGTTGTTTGAGGTCCACAGTCAGCTAATGACCCTGAATTCCATAACCTGATTGATTTCTTTACATTCCCTAATTTTGCTACTTTTCTGTTACATCTGTTAGGTTCAGCATCCAGGTACTACTCAGTTCCCAATGAAATAAACAATGTCCCAACTGGGAAGCTGCCTGAGAATCAAGAAAGACATGTTTTGGCTGTAAGATTGGGAAAGGTGTCATGGTTTGCTACAGGAAAACACTTTCTTGGAAATGACAACATAAGATAAAAGGAATAGGGACAAAAACTTAACAGAAGGCCCAAATGCTGTACCTGCTAGTTAACTTTGACTCATTTTAAGAGTCAGAGTAAGAAAACCAGTACTGCTCAGAGAAAAACACTTAGGTGTAATGACTTTTACGGAAATCAGCACTAAAATCTCtctcaagaaaatttaaatgaaaaaatcattCAATCTCTTAAAGGATCCAGGCAGATACTTTATACTACATACAGTATCTATTCCATATACATAAAGCCACACTGTGTTATATTACCCTGTTTTTATAAGGCTCCAGTACTTCCTTGGCTTCATCACAAAGGGGGCACGGATCCTATAGGACGAAAAAAGCCATTAAACCCAAAGAATGGCATTCAGCCCGACAAAAACCACAAGAAGCagattatacttattttaaaggaCAGTTTTCTACCAGgttatactgttttattttccaaagcaaaacaCTGCCACAGAATCTTATAAATAGCTAGTATTTCATGGTAAATGGGCTTTCAGCATTTTTTAgttgtgttttgatttttcttgacAAATAAATCTATCTACTAAATGTTGATGCTTATATTtgttacacatatatgtgtgtatatatatgtgtatatatatgtacacacatttaGATGCTTACATTTTTTTGTTACTGGCTTCATCTAATTGATATCTAGGAAGATTATTTTCCATATCATTTATAGTCCTAGGGCTTTGTCCTTCCTAGGTCAGGAGCACCTTCCAGGCCTGGCTGACATCACCAGAAtgtcttaaagtctgttttgatTGGGGGGCACTGAGATTTGCCAGcctgtttttctgtgttttggttttgtttttcttggccgcgccgcacggcttgcaggatcttagttcgccgaccagggattgaacccgggcccatggcagtgaaagtgcaaagtcctaaccactggactgccaggggattcccaAGCCTGTTTTTCCTAATAACCCATTGGGATGGAGTTAGATAGTGATCGTCCCatctttaaaagggaaaaatctcTTTACTTTGGGTGATGATTGTACCAACTCTTCAATGTTTCGTCAGTTTTCTCATTACAAGTGTCAGCAGTAGGTTTCCCAGACTAACTCTCCACCTTAGGAGCAAGCGAGTTTTAGTGCCCATTGTTGTTTGCACCCTAACCATCTAGAGGAGAAGTCTGCCGAGAATGCTGTGGATCATTGGCAGATTTTAAAGGCTTCTCAGGCCTTGACTCAATGAACAGGTACTACTGTAGGTTCTCTTGTATGAGCTAAAAA is a window of Globicephala melas chromosome 3, mGloMel1.2, whole genome shotgun sequence DNA encoding:
- the C3H5orf63 gene encoding glutaredoxin-like protein C5orf63 homolog isoform X1 is translated as MLWFQGNSMQLAKHSFQLLLRNLSASKTALPVLTLFTKDPCPLCDEAKEVLEPYKNRFILQEVDITLPENSAWYDRYKFDIPVFHLNGQFLMMHRVDVSKLEKQLQKLEQQGAGG
- the C3H5orf63 gene encoding glutaredoxin-like protein C5orf63 homolog isoform X2 → MLWFQGNSMQLAKHSFQLLLRNLSASKTALPVLTLFTKDPCPLCDEAKEVLEPYKNREVDITLPENSAWYDRYKFDIPVFHLNGQFLMMHRVDVSKLEKQLQKLEQQGAGG